A window from Gymnogyps californianus isolate 813 chromosome 27, ASM1813914v2, whole genome shotgun sequence encodes these proteins:
- the FMOD gene encoding fibromodulin, which translates to MRWATILIIAGLCGTSLGQYNEEEDMAWLQYYMRQSRMSSYNYMPYYEDENTPYVYSYLPAPDTEAEPGPEPQQAPSWQCPQECDCPPNFSSAMYCDTRNLRYLPFVPSRMKYVYFQNNQITAIQEGAFDNATELEWLALHNNQISSEKMGKRVFAKLKSLERLYMNNNNLTKMPSPLPRSLRELHLSYNQISKVPSNALEGLENLTALYLSHNYIFEMGASLKGLKSLILADLSYNHLRKVPDGLPMALEQLYLEYNYINTIPDDYFKVSPKLLYVRMSHNSLTNQGLSTNTFNSSSILELDLSYNRLQKIPRVSTNLENLYLQGNQINEFSISSFCTVVDVMNYSRLQVLRLDGNEIKRNAVPPDAPLCLRRATVIEI; encoded by the exons ATGCGTTGGGCCACCATCCTGATCATCGCTGGGCTCTGCGGAACCTCCCTGGGCCAGTACAATGAAGAAGAAGACATGGCTTGGTTACAGTACTACATGCGGCAGTCCCGTATGTCCTCCTATAACTACATGCCCTACTACGAGGATGAGAACACCCCTTACGTGTACTCTTACCTCCCAGCTCCGGACACAGAGGCAGAGCCCGGCCCTGAACCTCAGCAAGCCCCTTCCTGGCAATGTCCCCAAGAGTGTGATTGCCCCCCTAATTTCTCGTCAGCCATGTACTGTGACACCCGTAACCTGAGGTACCTGCCCTTCGTGCCTTCCCGGATGAAATACGTCTACTTCCAGAACAACCAGATCACTGCCATCCAAGAGGGGGCTTTTGACAATGCCACGGAGCTGGAATGGCTCGCATTGCACAACAACCAGATCTCCAGTGAGAAGATGGGCAAGAGGGTCTTTGCCAAGCTCAAAAGCCTGGAGAGGTTGTACATGAACAACAACAACCTAACCAAGATGCCCAGCCCCTTGCCCCGGTCCCTGAGAGAGCTCCACTTGTCTTACAATCAGATCTCCAAGGTCCCCTCCAACGCTCTGGAGGGTCTGGAGAACCTCACAGCTTTGTACCTCAGCCACAACTACATTTTTGAGATGGGAGCATCCCTCAAAGGGCTCAAGTCCTTGATCCTTGCTGATCTGAGCTACAACCACCTCAGGAAAGTCCCTGATGGGCTCCCAATGGCTTTGGAACAGCTCTACCTAGAGTACAACTACATCAACACCATCCCTGATGACTATTTCAAGGTCTCTCCCAAGCTGCTCTATGTACGGATGTCCCACAACAGCCTGACAAATCAAGGTCTCTCTACCAACActttcaacagcagcagcatccttgaGCTGGACCTCTCTTACAACAGGCTCCAGAAGATCCCCCGGGTCAGCACCAACCTTGAGAACCTCTACCTTCAAGGGAACCAAATCAACG AGTTCTCCATCAGCAGCTTCTGCACCGTGGTGGACGTGATGAACTACTCCAGGCTGCAGGTCCTGCGGCTCGACGGGAACGAGATCAAGCGAAACGCGGTGCCCCCCGACGCCCCGCTGTGCCTGCGGCGTGCCACGGTCATCGAGATCTAA